In Geothermobacter ehrlichii, the sequence GACCTGAAGACCGAAACCGTCCCCCGGGTGGATGCCGCCACCCTGAAGGCGGGGGTGATCAACCTGCCCGGCGCCGAGGTGCAGGCGCAGCAGCTGCCGGTCATCTTCTACAGCGAGCAGAGACTGTTTGCCGAGGGGGCGGTGCTCCCCCGGCCGGAGGCCCTGAACCTGCTCAGGGCGCTGGCGGCACGGCTGCAGCGGTTCCCGTCGGTGCGCTGGCAGGCGACGGTGCGGGCCACCAGCCCCCATGGCGACGACCACGCCCAGGTTCTGGCCGCTGCCCGCGCCGAGATGCTCGACCGCTTTCTGCGACGCTCCGGTCTGGCGGATGGGGTTGTAGAGTGGAAGCCCGAGGCGGGGGCGGGAAAGGTGCTGGAGCTGGTGCCTCAGCTGCCCAGTCCCGCCAGTTCGTCCGGCGTGAAGGAATAGCTCTTGCGGCAGTATTCGCAGGTGACGGTGGTCGCCTCCTCGCGTCCGGCCAGCTCGCGGCGCTCTTCCGCGGGCAGGGCGCGCAGCATCTCCACGATGCGGCGCAGGTTGCAGCGGCACTCGAAACGCAGCTGGTAGCGGCCGACCTGGTGGTGGTCGATGCCGGCCAGAACCAGCTGCAGTACCTGCTCGGGCGTCTTGCCTTCAACCAGCAGTTCGCTCAGCGGCGGCAGGGCGGCGATGGTCTGCTCCAGCTGCTGCAGCCGGTCGTCGGGGCAGCCGGGCAGGGCCTGGATCAGAAAACCGCCGGCCGCGGTCACCTCGGCGTTTTCGTTCAGCCGCACGGCCAGGGAGACGGCCGAGGGAACCTGCTCGGATGATGTCAGGTAATAGGCGAGATCCTCGCCGATCTCGCTGGTCTGCAGCTGTACCGTGCTGTGGTAGGGTTCCTTCATGCCCAGATCCCTGATGACGTGGAGGAAACCGGCCCTGCCGACGGCCTGGGCCACCGCCGAGCGGCCGTCCTCCGGCGGCGGGCCTGACAGGGGCTGGCGGATGGTCGCCCGGATGGCGCCGTCGGCGTCGGTTTCGGCCTGCAGCCGCTGCAGGGGCCCGTTGCTTTCCACCATCAGGGCGAGGCGCTGCTTTCCCTTGAGCTGGGCGCCGAGCAGGGCGGCGCCGGTCGCCAGCCGGCCGAGGGCGATGGTGGCGACCGGATCGGTGCCGTGACGTTGCTGCAGATCGGCGACGAGCCGGGTGGTCAGCGCAGCCGTGGCGCGCAGTGTGCCGTCGTCGCTGAGAACCCGGATGAGATAATCGTTGTTCGACATGGGATGACCGTCCTTTGCCTTGGACCTGAATCAGTGAGCTCATCACCGGCGAATAGCGCAAGTCGTTGGGCGTGAACCCACCGATTCAGGTTGGGATCAGAAGTCAGGATCTGCGGGCGAGGAACATATTTAACCACAAAATCGGCCGGGGGAAAATCCCCCGGCCACGATGTACAGGGCATGGATTCGAATCAGCTGATCGCCTATCTCGTTCCGCCGGTGGTCGGGGCCTTTATCGGCTACCTGACCAATTCGATTGCCATCCGCATGCTCTTTCGGCCGCTGCGCCCCTGGCACCTGTTCGGGGTGCGGATTCCCCTGACGCCGGGGATCATTCCCTCCCGCCGGGGAGAGCTCGCCGAGCGCCTGGGCGAAACCGTCGGCCGCCACCTGCTGACTGCCGGGGATGTCGGCCGGGTGCTGGCGCGGGAGAGTTTTCAACGCGAATTGCGGCAGGCGGTGGCGGAAAAGGTCGCCGGTTTTCTCGGCCGCGAGCTGGGGACGGTCGAGAGCCTGGTGCCGGCCGAATTCCGCGGCCGTTTCCGTGACCTGCTGGAGCAGGCGCGTGGCAAGCTGGTCAAGGCGGTTTTCGCCTGGCTGGAAGGCGAAGAATGCCGAAGCCGGCTGGCCGCCTGGCTCGACCGACTGGGAGACGACTGGTTGCGCCGGGATCTCGCCGGTTGGCTGGGGGAGGAGGGCTGCCGGGAGTTGCTGGCCCATCTCGATGCCAGGGTCGAACGGCTGCTGCAGTCGCCCGAGGTCGGCAGGGCTCTCGAACGGCTGGTTGACGACCAGATCGACCGGCTGCTGACCAGCCGGCAGAGCCTGCGGGACCTGCTGCCTGACGACCTGGTCGAGGTGCTGCTCGACCAGCTGGAGAAGGAAGTCCCCGGGCTGCTGGAAAAGTTCGGTGGCCTGCTCTACGATCCGGGATTCCGCCAGCGGCTGGTCGTCCGGGCGCGGGAAGGGATCGAGGGTTTTCTCGACTCGCTGCAGGGGTTGGCCGGGCTCCTTTCCGGGTTCATCAACCTCGACGGCATCTACGAAAAGCTGCCCGGCTTTCTCGACCAGGCCGGTGACGAGATCGCCGCCTGGCTGCGCGAGGAGCAGACCCAGCAGCAGGTGGCCCGAATGCTGCGCGAGCGGGCCGAGGCCTTTCTCGACCGGCCCCTGGCTTCCTACCTGGAAAAGCTCCCCTACGAGAAGGTCCACGGCATCCGCAGTTACGCGCGGCAGCAGGCGGTTGCCCTGCTGACCGGGCCCCGCACCCTGGCCCTGGCCCGGGGAGCGGTCCACGCCGGGTTCGCCCGGATTCGCGACCGTTCCTTCGGCGAGCTGCTGCAGCAGGCGTTGCCCGACGGACGGCTTGCCGCCTGGCGGCGGGATCTGCCCGAGAAGCTGCTGGCGGTGGCATGTTCCGCCGAGGCGCGGCGGGCGGTTGACGAGGTGCTGCGCGGCCAGATCGATGAGCTGGCGCTGCGCAGGCCGCTCGGCCGGCTTTCGGCCCGGATGCCGGGCGACGTGCAGGACGAGCTGGTCGAGGGGATCTGCCGGGTGCTGCGCGAACTGCTGCAGCGGGAGATTCCGCCGCTGGTCGAGGCCCTGAACATATCGCGCATGGTGCGGGAAAAGGTCGACAGCCTCGATATCCTCCAGGTCGAGGGGCTGCTGCTGTCGATCATGAAGGAGCAGTTCAAGTACATCAATCTGTTCGGCGGTCTGCTCGGTTTTTTGATCGGGCTGATCAATCTGCTGGTCCTGCGGCTCGGTTGAGCAGGACCCGGAGGAGTGAGAACAAAATGACGATTCAAGGCAAGGACGGACGCGCCCTGTGGATGCTGGCCGGCCTGGCGGCTTTTGTCGTGGTGGTGGCCGGCCTGCGCGAAGCCAGTGCCCTGATCATTCCCTTTCTGCTGGCGGTCTTCATCGCTGTCGTCTGTGCGCCGCCGGTCTTCTGGCTGGCGAAGCGCCGCGTGCCGACGCCGGTGGCGGTGCTGCTGGTGGTGCTGTTCATCTGGCTGCTCGGCGGCAGTTTCGCCGCCCTGTTCGGCACCTCGCTCAACGAGTTCACCAGTTCGCTTCCCGACTACCAGAGCCGGTTGCAGCACGAGTTCACCAGTCTGCTGGCCTGGCTCGAACAGCACGGGCTGAAGGCGCATACCTCGACCCTGCGCGAGCAGATCGATCCGGGGGCGGCGATGCGCCTGGCCAGCCGCATGCTGACCAGTTTCGGCGGCATCCTGACCAACGCCTTTCTGATCATGGTTACGGTTATCTTCATTCTGCTCGAGGCGGCAAGCTTTCCCGGCAAGCTGCAACGGGCCTTCGGCAACACCGAAAAGACCCTGAACGCTTTCGGCGAGTTCGCCCGCGGCCTGAACCGCTACCTGGCCATCAAGTCGCTGCTGAGCCTGATGACCGGCGGCCTGGTCTGGCTGGCCCTGACCCTGTTCGGCGTCGATTTCCCCCTGCTCTGGGGGTTGCTCGCCTTCATGCTCAACTATGTGCCGACCATCGGTTCCATCGTCGCCGCCGTTCCCGGTGTGCTGCTGACCCTGGTGCAGTACGGAGGTGCCCGCGCCCTGGCGGTGGCGGCGGTTTACGTGGCGCTCAATATCGGCATCGGCAGCATGCTCGAGCCGAAGGTGATGGGGCGGGGCGTCGGCCTGTCGACCCTGGTGGTCTTCGTTTCCCTGGTCTTCTGGGGTTGGGTGTTCGGTCCGATCGGTATGTTGCTGTCGGTCCCCCTGACCATGACCCTGAAGATTGCGCTGGAGGCCAGCGAAAACACCCGCTGGCTGGCGGTGCTGCTCGGGCCGGAAGTGGTGGCGGAGCAGAAGGGGGAGTGAGGGGCGGAGGCATGCTTGTCACGAGCCAATCGTGAATGCCCATTTGTCAAGCCTGCCCCCTTTGCTTAAAGCCCCCGGCTTGGCCGGGGGATACTTACTTTGTCCTGTTTTGAGGTACAATCGTTCTCCACGGCAGTGCTCTCCTTTCGGTTAGGGATGATGTTGGCAAGCACAATTCTAACCGGAGGGGCACTGCCGTGCCTTCTCAAAAAAGCGAAAAATATTCTACGTTATCTGCCGAAAAAGCAATGGGGGCAAGATAGAATGTCCCCAATTGGCTTTCATTTCCTTGAAACTCAGTTCCTCGCGTATCCTTCCCGGACGGCGTTTTCCATGCTGGCCAACTCATCATCAGTCAGAAACACGAAATGTGATTCCCTCTTTCTGGCCGAAAGACGACCATTGTTTTGCAGGCAGAGCTGGATAAAGAGATCGATGAGGCGGTCAGGCATGTCCACGATCTCCTGAATGGCCTGCTTGGTCCTGTCGTAATTCGCCAGAAAATCAAGTTCTTCCACCAGCTCGTGTTCGATGGTGAGTTTGACGAAATCGTACAATGCCTCCGCCTGAGCGGTCATGTCGATATACCGATACAGACGTCCGGTCTCACCCAGCACGGTCATCTGGCCAAGTTCGTCCAGGTCGTATTCCACCAGCCGCATCAGCGGGCTTGAGTACGCCTTCAGGGAGTGATCGTAAAGCGTCGGATTTTTCAGCATGGCGGCGGAGATCGGGAACATGAGACCTTTCGGGATCGCGCCGCGCAGGGACAGGATGTTGTGAATGAGAAAACGGTGAATGCGGCCATTGCCGTCCTCGAAGGGATGTATGAAGA encodes:
- a CDS encoding AI-2E family transporter, which produces MTIQGKDGRALWMLAGLAAFVVVVAGLREASALIIPFLLAVFIAVVCAPPVFWLAKRRVPTPVAVLLVVLFIWLLGGSFAALFGTSLNEFTSSLPDYQSRLQHEFTSLLAWLEQHGLKAHTSTLREQIDPGAAMRLASRMLTSFGGILTNAFLIMVTVIFILLEAASFPGKLQRAFGNTEKTLNAFGEFARGLNRYLAIKSLLSLMTGGLVWLALTLFGVDFPLLWGLLAFMLNYVPTIGSIVAAVPGVLLTLVQYGGARALAVAAVYVALNIGIGSMLEPKVMGRGVGLSTLVVFVSLVFWGWVFGPIGMLLSVPLTMTLKIALEASENTRWLAVLLGPEVVAEQKGE
- a CDS encoding DUF445 family protein, producing the protein MDSNQLIAYLVPPVVGAFIGYLTNSIAIRMLFRPLRPWHLFGVRIPLTPGIIPSRRGELAERLGETVGRHLLTAGDVGRVLARESFQRELRQAVAEKVAGFLGRELGTVESLVPAEFRGRFRDLLEQARGKLVKAVFAWLEGEECRSRLAAWLDRLGDDWLRRDLAGWLGEEGCRELLAHLDARVERLLQSPEVGRALERLVDDQIDRLLTSRQSLRDLLPDDLVEVLLDQLEKEVPGLLEKFGGLLYDPGFRQRLVVRAREGIEGFLDSLQGLAGLLSGFINLDGIYEKLPGFLDQAGDEIAAWLREEQTQQQVARMLRERAEAFLDRPLASYLEKLPYEKVHGIRSYARQQAVALLTGPRTLALARGAVHAGFARIRDRSFGELLQQALPDGRLAAWRRDLPEKLLAVACSAEARRAVDEVLRGQIDELALRRPLGRLSARMPGDVQDELVEGICRVLRELLQREIPPLVEALNISRMVREKVDSLDILQVEGLLLSIMKEQFKYINLFGGLLGFLIGLINLLVLRLG
- the hslO gene encoding Hsp33 family molecular chaperone HslO; this translates as MSNNDYLIRVLSDDGTLRATAALTTRLVADLQQRHGTDPVATIALGRLATGAALLGAQLKGKQRLALMVESNGPLQRLQAETDADGAIRATIRQPLSGPPPEDGRSAVAQAVGRAGFLHVIRDLGMKEPYHSTVQLQTSEIGEDLAYYLTSSEQVPSAVSLAVRLNENAEVTAAGGFLIQALPGCPDDRLQQLEQTIAALPPLSELLVEGKTPEQVLQLVLAGIDHHQVGRYQLRFECRCNLRRIVEMLRALPAEERRELAGREEATTVTCEYCRKSYSFTPDELAGLGS